In the Streptomyces fradiae ATCC 10745 = DSM 40063 genome, one interval contains:
- a CDS encoding glycoside hydrolase family 9 protein encodes MGALIAGLVAAPSGAAEPPDARAAEGPEQIVNGDFSAGTAPWWWTANSPAAVTDGELCADIPAGTSDPWDAIIGQDGVDLLAGEGYELSFTAHASVPVAIRTSVQMAVEPYTSEHLSTDRITTEPQTFTHTFTAKADNDAAQLGFQAGGHDRAYTLCLDDVSLTGGTEAPPHQPDTGSPVRVNQVGYLTEGPKGGTFVTEATQPLPWTLNAPDGSPAATGTTKVFGQDPTSRQHVHTFDFSRVTRTGEGYTVTIAGKTSEPFAIGDDLYARLRTDALAYFYHNRSGIEIDAGLVGEKYARPAGHLGKAPNQGDGDVPCQPGVCDYRLDVRGGWYDAGDHGKYVVNGGISVAQVMATYERTLTAGNADGAPLGDGRLRVPERGNGTPDILDEAAWQLDFLMKMQVPAGKTLAGMVHHKIHDAEWTGLPLLPHQDPMKRELHPPSTAATLNLAATGAQCARLFRPYDAAFADRCLTAATTAWRAALAHPAVYARADDNVGGGAYEDADVTDEFYWAAAELFVTTGQDDYRRHLLDSPLHGDAGKVFPRGGVWWGGTAGLGALSLATVDNGLTDAQLAQVRTMVTTGADRYAEDARTAAYGVPYAPEDNHYVWGSNSGVLNNMVVLGVAHDLTGNTKYRDALLGGLDYLLGRNPLNQSYVTGYGERDSRNQHHRHWAHQLDPSLPNPAPGSVAGGPNADIQDPVAQDKLKGCAPAMCYIDDIGSWATNEITINWNAPLAWVASFVDDLGGSGTTDPDPAACRVGYASDRWNGGFTSRVTVTNTGTEAISPWKLTWAFADDQRVTDHWGSRITQTGREVTAHPASWNGTIPPGGSVAFGFNGTSGGGAADPTAFALNGAPCTGG; translated from the coding sequence ATGGGCGCCCTGATCGCCGGCCTGGTCGCGGCCCCGTCCGGCGCCGCCGAGCCCCCGGACGCCCGCGCCGCCGAAGGACCCGAGCAGATCGTCAACGGAGACTTCTCCGCCGGCACCGCCCCCTGGTGGTGGACCGCCAACAGCCCGGCCGCCGTCACCGACGGCGAACTGTGCGCCGACATCCCCGCGGGCACCTCCGACCCGTGGGACGCCATCATCGGGCAGGACGGCGTCGACCTGCTGGCCGGAGAGGGCTACGAGCTGAGCTTCACCGCGCACGCCAGCGTCCCCGTCGCGATCCGCACCAGCGTCCAGATGGCCGTCGAGCCCTACACGTCCGAGCACCTCTCCACCGACCGGATCACCACCGAGCCGCAGACCTTCACCCACACCTTCACCGCGAAGGCCGACAACGACGCCGCCCAGCTCGGCTTCCAGGCGGGCGGCCACGACCGGGCCTACACCCTCTGCCTGGACGACGTCTCGCTCACCGGCGGCACCGAGGCGCCGCCCCACCAGCCGGACACCGGCTCACCGGTCCGCGTCAACCAGGTCGGCTACCTGACCGAGGGCCCCAAGGGCGGCACCTTCGTCACCGAGGCGACGCAGCCGCTGCCCTGGACCCTGAACGCCCCCGACGGCAGCCCGGCGGCCACCGGTACCACCAAGGTGTTCGGCCAGGATCCGACCTCGCGCCAGCACGTGCACACCTTCGACTTCAGCAGGGTCACCAGGACCGGCGAGGGCTACACCGTCACCATCGCCGGCAAGACCAGCGAGCCGTTCGCCATCGGCGACGACCTGTACGCCCGCCTGCGCACCGACGCGCTCGCGTACTTCTACCACAACCGCAGCGGCATCGAGATCGACGCCGGCCTGGTCGGCGAGAAGTACGCCCGGCCCGCCGGCCACCTCGGCAAGGCGCCCAACCAGGGCGACGGCGACGTGCCCTGCCAGCCCGGCGTCTGCGACTACAGGCTGGACGTGCGCGGCGGCTGGTACGACGCCGGCGACCACGGCAAGTACGTGGTCAACGGCGGTATCTCGGTCGCCCAGGTGATGGCCACCTACGAGCGCACCCTGACCGCCGGGAACGCCGACGGCGCGCCGCTGGGCGACGGACGGCTGCGGGTGCCCGAGCGGGGCAACGGCACCCCGGACATCCTGGACGAGGCCGCCTGGCAGCTCGACTTCCTGATGAAGATGCAGGTCCCCGCGGGCAAGACGCTGGCCGGCATGGTCCACCACAAGATCCACGACGCCGAGTGGACCGGACTGCCGTTGCTGCCGCACCAGGACCCGATGAAGCGGGAGCTCCACCCGCCGTCCACCGCGGCCACCCTCAACCTGGCCGCGACCGGCGCCCAGTGCGCGCGGCTGTTCCGGCCGTACGACGCGGCCTTCGCCGACCGCTGCCTGACGGCGGCCACCACCGCCTGGCGGGCCGCCCTGGCCCACCCGGCGGTCTACGCCCGCGCCGACGACAACGTCGGCGGCGGCGCCTACGAGGACGCCGACGTCACCGACGAGTTCTACTGGGCCGCGGCCGAGCTGTTCGTCACCACCGGCCAGGACGACTACCGCAGGCACCTGCTCGACTCGCCGCTGCACGGCGACGCCGGCAAGGTCTTCCCGCGCGGCGGCGTGTGGTGGGGCGGCACGGCCGGCCTGGGAGCGCTGTCCCTGGCCACCGTGGACAACGGCCTGACCGACGCCCAGCTGGCCCAGGTGCGCACCATGGTCACCACGGGCGCCGACCGCTACGCCGAGGACGCCCGCACCGCCGCCTACGGCGTGCCCTACGCCCCGGAGGACAACCACTACGTGTGGGGCTCCAACAGCGGAGTGCTCAACAACATGGTGGTGCTCGGCGTCGCCCACGACCTGACCGGGAACACGAAGTACCGGGACGCGCTGCTGGGCGGCCTGGACTACCTGCTGGGCCGCAACCCGCTCAACCAGTCGTACGTCACCGGCTACGGCGAGCGCGACTCGCGCAACCAGCACCACCGGCACTGGGCCCACCAGCTCGACCCGAGCCTGCCCAACCCGGCACCGGGCTCGGTCGCGGGCGGCCCCAACGCGGACATCCAGGACCCGGTCGCCCAGGACAAGCTGAAGGGCTGCGCCCCGGCGATGTGCTACATCGACGACATCGGCTCCTGGGCCACCAACGAGATCACCATCAACTGGAACGCCCCGCTCGCCTGGGTCGCCTCCTTCGTGGACGACCTCGGCGGCTCCGGCACCACGGACCCCGACCCGGCCGCGTGCAGGGTCGGCTACGCCTCCGACCGCTGGAACGGCGGCTTCACCAGCCGTGTGACGGTCACCAACACCGGCACCGAGGCGATCAGTCCGTGGAAGCTGACCTGGGCGTTCGCCGACGACCAGCGGGTCACCGACCACTGGGGCAGCCGGATCACCCAGACCGGTCGGGAGGTCACCGCGCACCCGGCCTCGTGGAACGGCACCATACCGCCGGGAGGCTCGGTGGCCTTCGGCTTCAACGGCACCTCCGGCGGAGGGGCGGCCGACCCCACCGCCTTCGCACTCAACGGCGCCCCCTGCACCGGCGGCTGA